The genomic interval ACTTGCCGAGCAGCCGCCACAGGTATCCTTCATTCGATCCATGAACGTATTATATGATCCACCTACGTTCATCCATCTCCTGGAAACCAGCCAATGGGACGGATTTGAAGACAGATTGGATCAAGTTGAGGAAGCATTCAGCGCTTTAACCGAGCAAACGGAAGAGCATCTGGATGCGATAAGAACGGTGCTCATGTCCTCCTTCCATTACATAGCTCATAGAAACAATGTTCTCCTGTCAGATGTAGCGGGAAATGAGCTTGTGTATAGACAAACGTTCCGCTCACTTTCCCAGCTTATTGAATGGGCAAAACAGCTTGTCTTAACACTAAAGGAGAAGCTGGAGAAAGACGTTTCTAGTCAACAACAAGCTATTATTCGAGAGATCCAAGTATTTATTTCATCTCATCTGTCATCCGTCAGCCTGCAATCGATAGCCGATCATGTTGCCCTTCATCCCGTTTACGTATCCAAGCTGTTTAAGCAGCTAAGCGGCAGCAGCCTGAGCGAGTATATTCTCAGTGTGAAAATGGAGCATGCCGTTGCTTTACTCCGAAATTCAACCGATCGGGTGTACGAAATTTCGGATAAGCTCGGTTATTCTAATTCACAATACTTCATTAAGGTATTCAAGGAGCATTATGGTATGACTCCACAGGATTTTCGGGATAAAACCTAGCTACATGAAATAACAGCAAGAAGGGCAGCTCATGAATGAGCCGCCCTTCTTGCTGTTATTTATTTGGACTTAATCCCATCGTACCATTTGTTAACTTCTTCCGCAATTTTCGTTCCGCCTGATGAATTGTATCTTTCAACAAAAGCATCAAACTCATCAACCGAAGCTTTATTGTAAATAATTTTGTTCAGTACTTCCTTCTCCAGCTTGCTTAGCATATCGCCTTTGGATAGCTGTGTCTCTGTAGGAGTACCAGTAAACATACTAGGCATAGTAGCATCCTTCTGATCAATAACAATCTTCGCCGCTTGTATTTGCTCTGGAATAGAGGTTGTAAGCGTCTCTTCATACGGCGTTGACGGCTTTTCACCGTTCGCCAGCTTCGCTAAGCCGTTGATACGAAGGAAAGGAATGATAGCGCCATCGAAAGTTAGTGTATACCGAATGGCATCTACCCAGCCTCCAGGGATTTTATCGCTGTCCTGCTCGCGGTAAATCTCGCCGTTTGGACCAATATCATAGTCATACCCTTTTGCGAAGCCTTTCGAGAATGGACCATCCCCAGACGGGTTTGCCCAGTTGTCAAACAGGTAGTTCTGGTAAACAAAGAATGCATCTTTATTTTTCATGTTTTTATTAATAAGAACCGCACCTGTGCTGATTGGAGTGCCATGACGGCCAACCTTGCCATCAGGACCAGCAGGCAGAGGATATGGCTTATACTCAGAGGTAGGGACATTGGTTTTCAGGTCAGGAATTGGCCAGCCTGTCATCCAATAAGGGCCAACAATGATACCTGATTTGCCAGCTGTGAAAGCTTCTGAGGCTTTTACTTCATCATACAGTCCCGACTCTTGGGAAATATAGCCCTTCTTCATCCAATCTTGCAGCTTGGCGAGTGCAGGCTTCATCTCTGGCTGAATAGAACCATAGGCAAGCTTGCCATCAGCTCCTACGTTCCATTGATTCGGCATGGTGCCGAACATTCCAAACACCCATCCTGTCTCGGACATCCAGGTATTCAAATTGTTTTTAAAGCCAACGGATAAAGCAGTCGTATCCTTCTTGCCATTGCCGTCTGGATCTTGGTTAGTAAAGGCGTCCATGACCACTTCAAGCTCATCGATCGTTTTAGGAGCCTGCAAGTTTAATTTTTTCAGCCAATCTTCACGAATGTACATAACCGGATCATTGTTGTACGCATTTTCCAAAATCGGAATTCCCATTCGTTTGCCATCACGGATGTACGGATTCCAAACCGTTGGATCCTGTGCCATCGCTTCTTTATAAGTATCGGAGGCATACTTATCGAACAGTTCTCCTGCATCCGTAAACTGGCCGCTCGAAATCAAATCGGAAATGAGTGTTGGATCACCCCGGAATGAAATAATATCCGGCATTTCCTGTCCAGAGGTAAGCATCAGTCTAAGCTTCGTTTGGTAAGCATTGTTTTGATCGCTAACCGTCCATAGGTACTTAATATCAATACCCAACGTGTCCTTTGCCCACTTTGTATGAACATTGTTATCAATGTTTTCACCATTTTTGAATTTCAAGTTAGTTGTAATAGGGAAGACCGTCGTAATGGAAACAGGCTCCACATATTTGCCGTCCTCGAACTTCGCTGAATAAAAGGAATCATCCCCGGCCTTTTCTTCTGTTTGACCGTCTTTATTACTGCCGCAAGCTGTAAGCGATGCCATCAGCATAGCCCCTGTCATGACCATGACAACCGGCTTTTTCCATTTAGTTAGCATTTCTTTATTCCCCCCAATTGAATTTATTTGATGTGCTTTGACCATTCCAACCAAATCATAGATAGATCCTACTGTGCAGCAACACCCCTCTCATTAAACAAATCCATTATTCCTTCACGGCGCCAAGTACAATTCCTTTGACGAAAAATCTTTGAAGGAAAGGATACACAAGGAGAATGGGTGCCATGCCGATAAAGATTTGCGCAGCCTTTACGGTTCTTTGCGAAATATTTTCCAAATCCTCAGGTCGCACCGTCACTTTGCTGAAGTCTTGCTGTACGATAATAGTCTGCAGGAAAGTCGCAAGTGGATAGTTTTTATGATCCGTCATGAAAATTAGACCATCAAACCAGGAATTCCAATGTCCAACCATTGAGAATAATGATAGTGTAGCAATTGCAGGCATCGATACTGGCAAATAAATACTGAATAATGTTCTCAGATGGCCGGCTCCATCGATGAATGCGGCTTCCTCCAAATCCTTAGGCACCCCGCGAAAAAAATTAAGCAGGAGTATCATATTCCATACCGATACGGCTCCAGGAATGATAAGCACCCAAAGCGTATTCATCATGTTTAGCTTTTGAATAAGAATGTAGAAGGGAATCAAGCCACCGCTGAACAGCATCGTGAAGACGAAAAACCAAGTATATATACTTCTGCGTTTGAAATGGTGCGCTTCTTTAGATAGTGGATACGCCGCGAGCGTAACGAGTACCATACTGATTAGCGTGCCTAATGTAGTACGCTGAACAGCTACCCATAAAGAGCGAATAAAATTCTCATTCTCCAATGTCTTGCTATAGGCTTCAACCGTGAACTGAACGGGCAGCAATCCGACCAAATTAGCGTTCGCAGCCGCTTTCCCACTGAATGAAACAGCTAAAATGTGAATTAATGGAATAATACAAGCAATGGATAATATCGCTAGAAACGTATAGTTGATCACTGTGAATAATTTGTAGGTGTTCGATTTATGATACATTCTGTCGGTTCATCCTTTCTAGAAAATACGGTAATTGGCCAGTTTGTAAGCCAAGCGGTAAGCTGCGACGATAAGCACGAAGCCTACGACCGATTTGAAAAGCCCTATTGCTGTGGAGAATCCGAACTTGCCGTCTATAATACCGATACGGTAGACAAACGTATCAATAATATCCCCTTTGTCGAAAACCAGTGCATTATACAGATTGAATATTTGGTCAAAGCCCGCATTCAATATATTACCTAAAGATAGTGTTCCAACCACGATTGTAATTGGGATAAGTGCTGGGATGGTAATGAACAAGGTTTGATGCCATCTGTTCGCTCCATCTACTTCCGCCGCCTCGTACAATGACGGATTAATTCCTGCAAGTGAAGCAAGGAATACGATCGTTCCAAATCCAAACTCCTTCCAGACATCGCTTACAACAACGATAAATCGGAACCAATTTCCATCACCGAGAAAGAATATCGGTTTTAAACCGAACACCGCACCTAGAAACTGGTTGACGAGTCCTTCACTGGACAGCATGTCCAGCAAGATTCCCCCTAAGATGACCCAAGAAAGGAAATGCGGCAAGTAAACGAGCGTTTGTACCGTCCGTTTGAAAGCCGCCTTTCTCACTTCATTGAGCAAGAGAGCGAAGGTAAACGGAGCGATGAGTCCTGAAACCATCTTCATTCCGGCTATAATAACGGTATTCCAAATGACTTGTACGTACTCTGGCGTACTGAAAAGGTAACGAAAGTGCTCCAAGCCAATCCAATTGGATTGGGAAAATCCTAGCCAAGGCTTGAAATCTTGGAAAGCAATTACGAGTCCGAACATTGGAATGTAAGCAAAGATTAAAGTAAGGATAACCGCTGGCAGCAGCATCGCATCCAGCACCAACGCCCTTTGCCATTTGGAGCGGCGATCCGTACGTTGAGACAGCTGTGGAGCGGTCTCTGCAAGGGCATCTGCTGGTGTTATTGATTTCTTCATTTGTGTGCTTCCCTTCTGTTTGAATGACATAAATCCTATCTGTCCTATCGTCTGTTCTCATTATAAGTGGCGCCTAGAGACGCTACTATGATAAATCATAAGCATCGATAACAAATTGTTAATATCCGAGCTTGCGCTGATTGAATACAAATAAAACGCCAAGCCCCCTTCTATAGAAGAGAGCTTGGCGCCATTAAAACCATTCATTATTTGCTTGTATTCGGGATCAAGAGCATATTATATAAAGCTTGAACTGACTCTGCTCGAGTAGTATGCTCACTAGGATCAAAACGATAATTACCCTTGCCCTTCATCATTCCATGCGAAGAAACAATAGAAACAGCGTTCTTCGCCCATGCCGAGATGTTAGCCTTGTCTACGTATAATAGCTCGACGTTAGACTCCTCTGGTTTCGTTTTTGCTTGGTATGCATAAGCATTAGCAAGCATAACCGCCATTTCTTCACGTGTAATGTTTGCAAGGGGTGCAAACCGATCCACTGACACACCCTTAACAATCCCTGCTTTAAAAGCAGCATTAACAGCCGACGAGAACCATGTTCCTTCCGCAGCATCTATGAAACTGGAGACCCCTTGCTCTTTAAGTCCAAGCATGCGTACCAATAGAACGGTAAACTCCGCTCGCGTAATAGATTTGTCTGGAGCAAAGAGAGCAGCGGTTTGGCCATTCACAATTTGTTTTGCAGACAGCACCTTCAACGGCTCATATACCCAGTGGCTTGAATTAACGTCATTGAAGCTCTTATCATATTCAAGCAGCGCGTACTTACTGAAATGCGCAAGCTCAACAGAGATATGATTCGTTTTTTCATCATTCTTCCCGCCTACATATTCCCATTTATTGGTCTGCTCATTCAGCATGTAAATGCCGAAGAGCGACTTCTTCATATTGGCTTCCGCTGAATAGGAGAAGGATAAGGTGACAGCTCCATCAAATGTGCCCGCCTTAATCACACGACCATCACCCGTTATTAAAGACAGTTCGAAGGACCAGCTTTCTCCGCCAATAAACTTCGCAGATAACCCTTGCTCTCCTTGTAGCTGCTGACTGCCTGCAGCCTCTTTAGCAGGCTCCATACGAAGCGACAGCTCAGCTCCATTCCGAAATTCAGGCTTCAACTGATCAATGAGGGGCTGGAGCACTTTTGAATCAATCGTTAGTGCAGTAGACCCTTTGACTAGCTCCAGCTCTCTACCTTTTAATAGACCAGCTAATTGAAGTGGCAGCCGTACTTGATGCTTACCTTCTTGTACGCTGATGCTTACCCGATTAGGCGACCCGTTCTGAAAATTCTCCTGAGTAATGGTCATCACAGGATCAGCAGTGCTGCCAGATTGCCCTGAGCTTCCAGGTTTGTCACCGCCATTATCGATGCCGCTGTTCTTTTCTGACTCGGCAAAGGTCAAAATGCCGAATTGGGAAGTATTTCTCCATGAATCGTTTGTTGGATCGTTCCATTTGGCGGTGCTGTGCACTCCTCCGCCCTGATCGTCATTCACCTGAATGTCCAGACCTATTACACTATCTTTATTCGGACGAAGCTCAGGCAGCGCGATCTTCACTTCCATGCGGTAGCCTTTCTCTGTTCTTACAACTGCGCTCTCCAGACGAGAAGGAGAAGCATTTCCAGCAAAGGTAGCTGCATTATCAATATTTATCCGATATTGTGCATCATCATATTGATAAGTCGATGTTCGTTGATGATTTTCATCGATAAAAATTTCGATTGAATCCTGCAGCCATGGCTGCGGATCGTCTGATTTAAGCAGAGGATCGGTTACGTCGATTAACAGAAGCAGACTGTCATCCGTCCACATTGAACGAGCTTGAGCCGTTGCTTTGCTGTTATTATTAGTTAGATCCACAGCGAATGGCTTTGTCTTTTCCCAATCGCTTTCCATTTGTCCATCAATACGTGCAGTGCCTTTTATCGACTGTGCGCTTTTTGGCATACTTGCAAGCTGAATGACGCCATACTTGCTTGTGTCCAGATCTTGACTTAATGTGCTGTCATTCCAATAAACCGGCAATATCTCGCTTGTCGATGCATCCTGAATACGAATATCGAATCCGATTTCTTCCGTTCCTTGCGCTAAGCCTTTCCAAGGAATAATGGCTTCTAGCTTATAACCAGCTGCTGTTTCTTTTATTTTATAGCTGCTATCGCCATTTTCAGCGCCTGACCGATTAAAAGTAAGATGACGATCATCTGACTCGTAAACCGCCGACTTTCCATTATTCTCATCCACAAACAACTCTATCTTGTCCGCTGCGTCACGGGTAGCATCTTTAACCTCTACTTGAACATAAAGATTGGTCATATCCCATAAGGTACGGAACGTTGCAGCCTCGTTGCTGTTGCGTTTAAGCCGCGTCTGTACAGCTTTTTTCCATACGGAATCTGTAGAATTCTGATCACCCGCCGTTGGCGTTGCCATGAGTGATACCGCCCGGTTTGTAATAATCGGAAGTGACAGTGGATCTACAATTCCCCAGTAGACTAGCTTAGCTTGGAGATTCGCATCGAATAGCATAGCCTGATTGTTGTAGGATTTCTCGTCTTGCAATCCCCAAATCGTTACAGAGGAAATCTTGTCCTTATAGGTTTTGTATAAGTCAAACAATTCCTTATATCTATGTGCTTGCTTTGCAGCTATGTCAGCAGGCATAGGCGTACCCATGCTTACTCCGCTATCAACATCCAGCTCGGTAACCTGAATATCTAGCCCTAGCGAAGAAAACAGCTTAATTGTCTTTTCAACTTCCTCAATTGGCGGCGTAACCAACCCATAGTGGGATTGCAAGCCTACCCCGTCGATCAGACCTTTATCTTTGAGACGCTTTAGCAATTGATAGATATGTTCTCTTTTTTCTGGAACCTCTGTAAAGTAATCATTGTAATACAGCTTGGCATCAGGGTCCGCAGCACGAGCAAATTCGAATGCCTTCTCGATGTAATCAGGACCTATGAGATTATACCAGGGCGAAATTCTAACACCGTCCGCATCTCCCCCATTGTCAGCGATAGCTTCGTTTACAACATCCCATGCGTATATTTTCCCTTTGTAGCGATCCATTACCGTCTCTATATAAGACTGAAGGCGCTGCAGAAGCAAGTTGCGGCTGGCAGGCTGTCCATTGCTATCCGTAAACATCCACTCGGCCGCATCAATATGCCATAGAAGAGCATGTCCGCGCAGCCCCATTCCATTGTCCTGAGCATATTTCACGTAATAATCGGCTGCATCGAAGGTATACTGATTCTCAGCTGGGGAAATAAACTTTGGTTTCATTTCATACGTTGCCGTTATGCTGTTAAAATGCTTTTTGAGAAGCTCCCCATAAGCTCCTTCCATTTGCCAGGTATAGACGGCAGCACCAATTGGAAAGTCATCCTTAAAATAATCCTTTAAGGACACGATATCGTTTTGAATCGATAGCGCCGTAACAGGGACTACGGTTACTTCATCTACATAAAAAGATAGCATATCTGGAGTATTCTCCGTAATGTAAGGCGTTTCAATGAATAGTTTTAGCTCCGAAGGAGAATCGCTGTAATTAAGCTGTCCCTTAAGCTCATACCATTGCTGCCACTCCGACTTCTTAATCGTAATGGAATCTAGTGCATTCCAGCTCTCCGATCCGGACTTCTTATAGGCTGTCATTTGCAATTTGATGTCAGAGGCTGGCTCTTCCTTTAATCGAACATAGGCTTTTAATTCATATTCCTTGTTCTTTTGAAGGTGATTTTTGAGCTCAAGTGCTGGCCCATGAAACGTACGGCTCCGCCCTTCTACCAGCATACTGTTGCTGCCGCTATAGGCTTCAGCTGCGGAAACGGTCAGCGCCTCATGTCCGATTCGCGGCAACCACCCCTGAAGCGTTCCATCTTCAAAATCGATAAGCAGTCGATCATCGCCCACCGGGCCCTCTGAGTCAGGCACAAGCTCTATGGAAACATCATCAAAATAAAAGGCAGTACCCGCCGTGGCTTCTGCATAAAGATCATATTCGCCCTTCTTGCTCCCTGTCGTATAATTCCTTTTTATTAAGGTCCATTGCGATGCTGCATTCTGATCCGCCGTGCCTATTTGCTCCCAGTTGTCTTCCCCGTCAATGCTGCTCTTCATTGTAAGTTTAATATCAGCTGGCGTTGTACCGGGGGATAGCTTGACCCAAGCACTAATGGAGTAGGTGCGGTTAGGAGCCAACAATTCTGTTAAAACGTAATTGGGTCCCTCCCAATCCTCACTCCTCCCAGAAATATACAGGCTATGAGAGCCGCCATGATACTCATCTCCTGAGACCGTTAGCGACTCGTTTCCTTTACGCGCCCAGCCCTGCGTTGTTCCATTCTCAAAATCTGAAGTGAGAATGGTTGTGCTACTCTCGTTAGCAAACACCTGCTGAGAGGGAGGAAGAATGATAGTGATAAGCATGACAAAAGCGATAAATAATGCGAACGGTTTAGTAAATTTCATATAAATCCTCCTTAATGTGATGATCATAGCGCTGCAACTAGCTCTTTGTTCCATTCTTTTGTTGTGCGATTATATAAACCAAAGGTGGCACCGAATTCCCAGTAGGCCTAAGGCATGCTTGGTCGCTCTGCATCCAAGCGTACGGTCTCCGTCCAAACCACTCGGGAAGCCATGTCTGCCGTGCGATAGACGCCAAACTCCCCTAGTTCCATATTCTTCAGCCATCCACTCCGCACCTTGATGCGTTGGCTTCCTCAATGACCATATCCCACGCCCCTTCAACCGGGGCATCCAAAGCGCACCCCTCTCTTCTTCAATGCTTTTCCCCCCTAGTAAATAAATCCCGCTCTTCACTTCATGTACTACAACCGGATAGTTGAAGTATAGCTCCAAGGTAAGCGTTTCCATATAACAAATACATCACTCACATAACAAATTATTAGCTTTGTCCCTAATCGAGTAACCTTTTTTCATTTTCAAAGTAAATAGAACAAAAAAATGCGATAAGGAAATGCTGCTGAGCATCTCCTTACCGCATTTTCAATTTATTCATTAATAGCTATTTGCTCCAGCCCTCTCATATAAGGCTGCAGCGCTGCTGGAATTCGGATCGAGCCGTCTGCCAGCTGATGATTTTCGAGCAGTGGAATGAGAATACGCGGGCTAGCCACTGCTGTGTTGTTGAGCGTATGGCAATATT from Paenibacillus sp. FSL K6-3182 carries:
- a CDS encoding extracellular solute-binding protein codes for the protein MLTKWKKPVVMVMTGAMLMASLTACGSNKDGQTEEKAGDDSFYSAKFEDGKYVEPVSITTVFPITTNLKFKNGENIDNNVHTKWAKDTLGIDIKYLWTVSDQNNAYQTKLRLMLTSGQEMPDIISFRGDPTLISDLISSGQFTDAGELFDKYASDTYKEAMAQDPTVWNPYIRDGKRMGIPILENAYNNDPVMYIREDWLKKLNLQAPKTIDELEVVMDAFTNQDPDGNGKKDTTALSVGFKNNLNTWMSETGWVFGMFGTMPNQWNVGADGKLAYGSIQPEMKPALAKLQDWMKKGYISQESGLYDEVKASEAFTAGKSGIIVGPYWMTGWPIPDLKTNVPTSEYKPYPLPAGPDGKVGRHGTPISTGAVLINKNMKNKDAFFVYQNYLFDNWANPSGDGPFSKGFAKGYDYDIGPNGEIYREQDSDKIPGGWVDAIRYTLTFDGAIIPFLRINGLAKLANGEKPSTPYEETLTTSIPEQIQAAKIVIDQKDATMPSMFTGTPTETQLSKGDMLSKLEKEVLNKIIYNKASVDEFDAFVERYNSSGGTKIAEEVNKWYDGIKSK
- a CDS encoding carbohydrate ABC transporter permease; the encoded protein is MYHKSNTYKLFTVINYTFLAILSIACIIPLIHILAVSFSGKAAANANLVGLLPVQFTVEAYSKTLENENFIRSLWVAVQRTTLGTLISMVLVTLAAYPLSKEAHHFKRRSIYTWFFVFTMLFSGGLIPFYILIQKLNMMNTLWVLIIPGAVSVWNMILLLNFFRGVPKDLEEAAFIDGAGHLRTLFSIYLPVSMPAIATLSLFSMVGHWNSWFDGLIFMTDHKNYPLATFLQTIIVQQDFSKVTVRPEDLENISQRTVKAAQIFIGMAPILLVYPFLQRFFVKGIVLGAVKE
- a CDS encoding ABC transporter permease subunit; amino-acid sequence: MLLPAVILTLIFAYIPMFGLVIAFQDFKPWLGFSQSNWIGLEHFRYLFSTPEYVQVIWNTVIIAGMKMVSGLIAPFTFALLLNEVRKAAFKRTVQTLVYLPHFLSWVILGGILLDMLSSEGLVNQFLGAVFGLKPIFFLGDGNWFRFIVVVSDVWKEFGFGTIVFLASLAGINPSLYEAAEVDGANRWHQTLFITIPALIPITIVVGTLSLGNILNAGFDQIFNLYNALVFDKGDIIDTFVYRIGIIDGKFGFSTAIGLFKSVVGFVLIVAAYRLAYKLANYRIF
- a CDS encoding endo-1,4-beta-xylanase, whose product is MKFTKPFALFIAFVMLITIILPPSQQVFANESSTTILTSDFENGTTQGWARKGNESLTVSGDEYHGGSHSLYISGRSEDWEGPNYVLTELLAPNRTYSISAWVKLSPGTTPADIKLTMKSSIDGEDNWEQIGTADQNAASQWTLIKRNYTTGSKKGEYDLYAEATAGTAFYFDDVSIELVPDSEGPVGDDRLLIDFEDGTLQGWLPRIGHEALTVSAAEAYSGSNSMLVEGRSRTFHGPALELKNHLQKNKEYELKAYVRLKEEPASDIKLQMTAYKKSGSESWNALDSITIKKSEWQQWYELKGQLNYSDSPSELKLFIETPYITENTPDMLSFYVDEVTVVPVTALSIQNDIVSLKDYFKDDFPIGAAVYTWQMEGAYGELLKKHFNSITATYEMKPKFISPAENQYTFDAADYYVKYAQDNGMGLRGHALLWHIDAAEWMFTDSNGQPASRNLLLQRLQSYIETVMDRYKGKIYAWDVVNEAIADNGGDADGVRISPWYNLIGPDYIEKAFEFARAADPDAKLYYNDYFTEVPEKREHIYQLLKRLKDKGLIDGVGLQSHYGLVTPPIEEVEKTIKLFSSLGLDIQVTELDVDSGVSMGTPMPADIAAKQAHRYKELFDLYKTYKDKISSVTIWGLQDEKSYNNQAMLFDANLQAKLVYWGIVDPLSLPIITNRAVSLMATPTAGDQNSTDSVWKKAVQTRLKRNSNEAATFRTLWDMTNLYVQVEVKDATRDAADKIELFVDENNGKSAVYESDDRHLTFNRSGAENGDSSYKIKETAAGYKLEAIIPWKGLAQGTEEIGFDIRIQDASTSEILPVYWNDSTLSQDLDTSKYGVIQLASMPKSAQSIKGTARIDGQMESDWEKTKPFAVDLTNNNSKATAQARSMWTDDSLLLLIDVTDPLLKSDDPQPWLQDSIEIFIDENHQRTSTYQYDDAQYRINIDNAATFAGNASPSRLESAVVRTEKGYRMEVKIALPELRPNKDSVIGLDIQVNDDQGGGVHSTAKWNDPTNDSWRNTSQFGILTFAESEKNSGIDNGGDKPGSSGQSGSTADPVMTITQENFQNGSPNRVSISVQEGKHQVRLPLQLAGLLKGRELELVKGSTALTIDSKVLQPLIDQLKPEFRNGAELSLRMEPAKEAAGSQQLQGEQGLSAKFIGGESWSFELSLITGDGRVIKAGTFDGAVTLSFSYSAEANMKKSLFGIYMLNEQTNKWEYVGGKNDEKTNHISVELAHFSKYALLEYDKSFNDVNSSHWVYEPLKVLSAKQIVNGQTAALFAPDKSITRAEFTVLLVRMLGLKEQGVSSFIDAAEGTWFSSAVNAAFKAGIVKGVSVDRFAPLANITREEMAVMLANAYAYQAKTKPEESNVELLYVDKANISAWAKNAVSIVSSHGMMKGKGNYRFDPSEHTTRAESVQALYNMLLIPNTSK